A genomic window from Silene latifolia isolate original U9 population chromosome Y, ASM4854445v1, whole genome shotgun sequence includes:
- the LOC141629561 gene encoding uncharacterized protein LOC141629561: MCEDWSICTNNSYHKGGRVWLLWDPKIFQVDILDITAQCIHSKVHDKVRKVQFWLTMVYGFNKLQERESLWNVLRSYAGLLDGSWLVCGDFNSITQTNDRIGGSEVSWAEMAPMRKMLDDCQLQDLKSSGSYYTWNNKHEDRTKVYSRIDRVLINDKWFQQFPEAVAIFLPEGLYDHCPCLIKFVEEPVKRRSNFKYFNMWALSEDFGSTVSSSWHEEVWGTPMFRVVRKLRRMKAAFKSLNRGQFNDIENLTHVMNLLFKDFQQQTLSRPSNDNFV, encoded by the coding sequence ATGTGTGAAGATTGGTCTATTTGCACCAATAATAGTTATCACAAAGGGGGAAGAGTATGGTTATTGTGGGATCCTAAAATCTTTCAGGTGGATATTCTGGATATAACGGCCCAGTGTATTCATTCCAAGGTTCATGATAAAGTTAGGAAAGTCCAGTTTTGGCTAACCATGGTCTATGGCTTTAACAAACTTCAGGAACGTGAGTCTCTCTGGAATGTTTTGAGAAGCTATGCTGGTTTACTTGATGGGTCTTGGTTGGTTTGTGGTGATTTCAATAGCATCACTCAAACTAATGACAGAATTGGTGGCTCAGAGGTGTCTTGGGCTGAGATGGCCCCTATGAGAAAAATGCTAGATGACTGTCAGCTGCAGGATTTGAAAAGTTCTGGGTCGTACTACACCTGGAATAATAAACATGAGGATAGGACCAAGGTGTATAGTCGTATTGATAGGGTTTTGATCAATGACAAATGGTTTCAGCAATTTCCTGAAGCTGTGGCTATTTTTCTCCCTGAAGGTCTTTATGACCATTGCCCTTGTCTTATCAAATTTGTTGAGGAACCTGTTAAGAGGAGGAGTaactttaaatattttaatatgtgggctTTATCTGAGGATTTTGGCAGTACTGTAAGTTCTAGTTGGCATGAGGAGGTATGGGGAACTCCTATGTTTAGAGTTGTGAGGAAGTTAAGGAGAATGAAGGCTGCTTTCAAGAGTTTGAATAGAGGACAGTTCAATGACATTGAAAACCTCACTCATGTCATGAACTTGCTCTTCAAAGATTTCCAGCAGCAGACTCTCTCAAGACCCTCGAATGATAACTTTGTGTAG